A single window of Desulfovibrio sp. G11 DNA harbors:
- a CDS encoding Tim44 domain-containing protein, which translates to MKLSAFLTAAFFLCCSIMLAMPDCAEAARMGGGRSFGSKPFMSTPAQKPAMRQDTPGAARQPSAQAQAAPQAPRAGMFGGMGGLFGGLLAGTLIGSLLGGHGFAGGGFMDIILIGLLAFLGLKLFARFRNRQASATAGAHGQHSGSYSDRMQGMQRESAGGNGWDVLRGDGQGAAAHMAAGPNIPMPEGFDVDEFLRGAKMAYTRLQNSWDKRDMDDISQFTSSAVQHAVREQMEADPSPSSTEILLVNAQLLGVENEGNEQYAQVFFDVLMRESPDQQAPSTVREVWHFMRPVQGGSWKLDGIQQVE; encoded by the coding sequence ATGAAATTGAGTGCCTTTCTGACCGCTGCGTTTTTTCTCTGCTGTTCCATTATGCTTGCCATGCCCGATTGCGCCGAAGCCGCCCGCATGGGCGGTGGACGTTCGTTCGGCAGCAAACCTTTTATGAGCACGCCTGCGCAAAAACCTGCCATGCGGCAGGATACGCCCGGTGCCGCACGCCAGCCTTCGGCTCAGGCCCAGGCCGCGCCCCAGGCTCCCCGCGCGGGCATGTTCGGTGGCATGGGCGGCCTTTTCGGCGGCCTTCTGGCCGGCACACTGATCGGTTCGCTGCTGGGCGGCCACGGCTTTGCCGGAGGCGGCTTTATGGACATTATCCTTATCGGCCTGCTGGCTTTTCTGGGCCTCAAGCTCTTCGCCCGCTTTCGCAACCGGCAGGCTTCTGCAACGGCAGGGGCGCACGGGCAGCACTCCGGCAGTTACAGCGACCGCATGCAGGGCATGCAGCGCGAGTCCGCCGGGGGCAACGGCTGGGACGTGTTGCGCGGTGATGGCCAGGGGGCGGCAGCCCACATGGCGGCCGGACCCAACATTCCCATGCCCGAAGGGTTTGATGTTGATGAGTTTTTGCGCGGAGCCAAAATGGCGTATACCCGCCTGCAAAACTCCTGGGACAAGCGCGATATGGACGACATATCCCAGTTCACAAGCTCTGCGGTACAGCACGCTGTCCGTGAACAGATGGAAGCCGACCCCAGCCCGAGCAGTACTGAAATACTGCTGGTGAACGCACAACTGCTTGGTGTGGAGAATGAAGGCAACGAGCAGTATGCCCAGGTCTTTTTTGATGTGCTGATGCGCGAAAGTCCGGACCAGCAGGCTCCGTCCACTGTTCGCGAAGTATGGCACTTCATGCGCCCGGTGCAGGGCGGCAGCTGGAAGCTGGACGGCATCCAGCAGGTAGAGTAG
- a CDS encoding DksA/TraR family C4-type zinc finger protein translates to MASGWAGDNAVQDQIQDSINDEIARARRNLPKGDSLSHCEECGEEIPQARRDALPGVRLCIACQQEADKEQQTVSLYNRRGSKDSQLR, encoded by the coding sequence ATGGCAAGCGGTTGGGCCGGCGACAACGCCGTACAGGATCAGATTCAGGATTCCATCAACGATGAAATTGCTCGCGCCCGGCGTAACCTGCCCAAAGGTGATAGCCTGAGCCATTGCGAGGAATGCGGTGAAGAAATACCTCAGGCCCGGCGCGATGCTCTCCCCGGCGTGCGCCTTTGCATCGCCTGCCAGCAGGAAGCCGACAAGGAGCAACAGACCGTTTCTCTTTACAACCGGCGCGGCAGCAAGGACAGCCAACTGCGGTAG
- a CDS encoding PaaI family thioesterase — MKNYVAKHDKLMHYLQMTIESANPEFARVSMPLTENHRNGMGCAHGGAIFALADVAFGAAANAGKDTGVVSLSTTIEFLRPGKSGPLVAEAHVVRRGQRIQNYDIKVFDGSGDLIAQCMAAGYQTDIQLPE, encoded by the coding sequence ATGAAAAACTATGTCGCAAAACACGACAAACTCATGCACTACCTGCAAATGACCATTGAAAGCGCCAACCCTGAGTTCGCCCGGGTGAGCATGCCCCTTACCGAAAACCACAGAAACGGCATGGGCTGCGCCCACGGCGGAGCCATCTTTGCCTTGGCGGACGTTGCCTTCGGGGCGGCGGCCAATGCGGGCAAAGATACGGGGGTGGTCAGCCTTTCCACCACCATCGAGTTCCTGCGGCCCGGCAAAAGTGGCCCGCTGGTTGCTGAAGCCCACGTGGTACGCCGCGGGCAGCGCATACAGAATTATGACATAAAGGTTTTTGACGGATCCGGCGACCTCATCGCACAATGCATGGCCGCAGGATACCAGACAGACATCCAGTTGCCGGAATAA
- a CDS encoding bifunctional folylpolyglutamate synthase/dihydrofolate synthase, whose amino-acid sequence MKHFFSDFSQIQRHLDGLGLFHMDMGLDRMRRALSILGLARPPFVTVQVLGTNGKGSTAAFLSSLCQSHGLRTGLYTSPHFVSPTERIRIDGHPWPPDLWPPQADSIMNAVPELTYFEFLTVLALLAFREEQVDVAVLEAGLGGSHDATTAVSADLTCFTPIAMDHKDVLGADLAAIARDKAGAIRPNVPVCAARQFPQATRVLENAAAACKALLVWADTLEAPFVPGLAGPHQRDNAALALTAWRRLAPMLGKNPADAALQQQGLARAFVPGRLQAIPAADGLPPLLLDGAHNPHGMAALVNALNQTGVRPAAAVFSCLGDKDWHSVAGMLKKTLGHTPVFIPALHNPRAADVHDVAAFFNARPPATALAVPAPTQSTQDAHGSGPHGGLAQALEQAAACARADGNTGPVLITGSLYLLAEFFSLFPRHLSPTADAYGRSTHE is encoded by the coding sequence ATGAAGCACTTTTTCAGCGATTTTTCCCAGATTCAACGCCACCTTGACGGCCTGGGACTTTTCCATATGGACATGGGCCTTGACCGCATGCGGCGCGCCCTGTCCATTCTCGGCCTTGCCCGGCCCCCTTTTGTGACGGTGCAGGTTCTGGGCACCAACGGCAAGGGATCCACTGCGGCCTTTCTTTCCTCCCTTTGCCAATCCCACGGGCTGCGCACGGGCCTGTACACCTCGCCGCATTTTGTCAGCCCCACGGAACGCATCCGCATTGATGGACACCCCTGGCCGCCAGACCTGTGGCCCCCCCAGGCAGATAGCATCATGAATGCCGTGCCGGAGCTGACCTATTTTGAATTTCTTACGGTGCTGGCTCTACTGGCTTTCAGGGAAGAACAGGTTGATGTGGCCGTGCTGGAAGCCGGACTCGGCGGCAGCCACGATGCCACTACGGCCGTCAGCGCGGATCTGACCTGCTTTACGCCTATAGCGATGGATCACAAGGATGTGCTCGGCGCAGACCTTGCCGCCATCGCCAGGGACAAGGCAGGAGCCATCCGCCCGAATGTACCGGTCTGTGCAGCCAGGCAGTTTCCACAGGCCACACGTGTGCTTGAAAATGCCGCTGCCGCCTGCAAGGCTCTGCTCGTCTGGGCAGATACTCTTGAGGCTCCTTTTGTGCCGGGCCTTGCAGGACCTCACCAGCGTGACAATGCCGCTCTGGCTCTCACTGCATGGCGGCGGCTGGCCCCCATGCTTGGTAAAAATCCCGCTGATGCCGCGCTGCAACAGCAGGGCCTGGCCCGCGCTTTTGTACCCGGCCGCCTGCAGGCAATTCCCGCAGCAGACGGCCTGCCCCCCCTGCTGCTGGACGGCGCGCACAATCCGCACGGCATGGCCGCTCTGGTCAACGCCCTGAACCAGACAGGCGTGCGGCCCGCTGCCGCTGTTTTTTCCTGCCTGGGGGATAAGGACTGGCATTCCGTTGCGGGCATGCTCAAAAAAACCCTGGGGCATACGCCCGTCTTTATACCAGCCCTGCACAATCCCCGGGCCGCCGATGTGCATGATGTTGCCGCATTTTTCAATGCCAGACCCCCGGCCACGGCTCTGGCCGTACCGGCCCCGACGCAATCCACGCAGGATGCGCACGGCAGCGGGCCGCACGGCGGTCTGGCTCAGGCACTGGAACAGGCCGCCGCCTGCGCCCGGGCCGACGGCAACACCGGCCCGGTACTGATCACAGGCTCACTCTACCTGCTGGCCGAATTTTTCAGTCTTTTTCCCCGCCACCTTTCGCCCACAGCCGACGCATACGGGAGAAGCACCCATGAATAA
- a CDS encoding IS4 family transposase — MPHKEILDLSHHTTLFSQLLSLIPGHVFEKLERKHKTGRSSRQFGFKEQFTVMAFIQLAARRSLRDGLRALEAAKRRLYHLGLKSVARSTVADANNSRPVEFFKDLFAEMYGLCHLRAPRHKFRFKCKLYSMDATTISLCLSIFPWASFRRNKAGVKVNTVLDHDGYIPAFLDINNAKTHESRMAKSLSLPKGSIVTFDKGYICYSWFRMLTAKGIFFVTRLKSNAAYKLVDRRAVDRKTGVTSDHIIDVSSRGKTTRLRRIGYRDAKTGKRYEFLTNHFRLSAKTIADIYKERWQIEIFFREVKQNLHIKSFVGRSENAVHIQIYTALTVYLLLAYQKFLSKLGLSVQQLFELICLNLFGKDSLEELLNPRRRKTINTYSYSLLAMGA; from the coding sequence TTGCCACACAAGGAGATTTTGGACTTGAGCCATCATACTACACTCTTCTCTCAACTGCTATCCCTGATACCGGGACATGTTTTTGAAAAACTCGAACGCAAGCACAAAACTGGCCGCTCTTCACGCCAATTTGGATTCAAGGAGCAATTCACCGTCATGGCCTTTATCCAACTCGCTGCAAGGCGCTCTTTACGCGATGGGCTTCGCGCCTTGGAGGCGGCCAAGAGACGGCTGTATCACCTCGGCTTGAAATCAGTAGCGCGTTCCACGGTTGCCGATGCCAACAATTCAAGGCCTGTGGAATTTTTCAAAGACCTGTTCGCTGAAATGTATGGCCTGTGCCATCTTCGTGCGCCTCGTCACAAATTCCGCTTCAAGTGCAAGCTGTACAGCATGGACGCCACCACCATCAGCCTATGCCTGTCCATCTTTCCCTGGGCGTCGTTCCGGCGGAACAAGGCTGGCGTGAAAGTAAATACCGTGCTTGACCACGATGGCTACATTCCCGCTTTTCTCGATATCAACAATGCCAAAACCCACGAAAGCCGCATGGCCAAAAGTCTTTCATTGCCAAAGGGTTCCATCGTCACCTTCGATAAAGGCTATATCTGCTATTCCTGGTTTCGCATGTTGACCGCGAAGGGCATTTTCTTCGTAACCCGACTGAAGAGCAATGCTGCCTATAAGCTCGTTGATCGCCGCGCCGTAGACCGGAAAACCGGGGTCACGTCCGATCACATCATTGACGTGAGCAGCCGGGGAAAAACCACTCGTCTACGCAGAATCGGCTATCGCGATGCGAAAACCGGCAAACGGTACGAATTTTTGACCAACCATTTCCGCCTGTCCGCCAAGACAATTGCTGATATCTATAAAGAACGCTGGCAAATTGAAATATTCTTCCGCGAAGTCAAACAAAATCTGCATATTAAAAGCTTTGTCGGGCGCTCGGAGAATGCGGTGCACATCCAGATTTATACGGCCCTGACCGTGTATTTACTCCTGGCCTATCAGAAATTCCTGAGCAAGCTTGGGCTGTCGGTGCAACAACTCTTCGAGCTCATTTGCTTGAATCTGTTCGGCAAGGATTCTCTGGAAGAACTTCTGAATCCACGAAGACGAAAAACTATAAACACCTATAGTTATAGCCTGTTAGCTATGGGTGCTTAA
- a CDS encoding aminoglycoside adenylyltransferase family protein produces MHPAANSLLITLPEAAAALSAMQGRLGRSLHAVYLHGSAVTGGLRPRSDVDLLAVVDQPIPPQARKTLVTDLLDISGRYPSDPYGRRPLELIVFLQPELAELPYPAPGEFIYGEWLRHSCEAGNVPPPSGDPELTLVLAQARHEALALMGPAAKRLLPDIPRADIRRAIKDTLPALIGTLEGDERNVLLTLARMWYTLETDGFAPKDMAAGWVAARMPAEQRRLLTAAAEAYANGCDCDWRHCRQELSRTTNMLYNNIIKSIHHKQNTAVVQDNHVNA; encoded by the coding sequence GTGCATCCCGCTGCAAACAGCCTGCTGATCACCCTGCCCGAAGCGGCCGCGGCCCTGTCGGCCATGCAAGGACGGCTTGGGAGATCCCTGCATGCCGTCTATCTGCATGGTTCCGCAGTAACCGGCGGACTGCGACCTCGCAGCGATGTAGACCTGCTGGCGGTCGTTGACCAGCCCATCCCGCCGCAAGCCCGCAAAACCCTTGTGACCGATCTGCTGGACATATCCGGGCGCTATCCCTCCGACCCGTACGGGCGGCGGCCTCTGGAACTGATCGTTTTCCTGCAACCCGAGCTTGCGGAACTGCCGTATCCCGCCCCCGGTGAGTTCATCTATGGCGAATGGCTGCGCCACAGCTGCGAAGCAGGCAACGTTCCCCCACCCAGCGGAGACCCTGAGCTGACGCTGGTGCTGGCTCAAGCGCGGCACGAGGCGCTTGCCCTCATGGGTCCAGCCGCAAAACGACTTTTGCCGGACATCCCCAGAGCAGACATCCGCCGTGCCATCAAAGACACGCTGCCCGCCTTGATCGGAACACTTGAGGGCGACGAGCGCAACGTGCTGCTGACCCTGGCGCGCATGTGGTACACACTGGAAACAGACGGCTTTGCCCCCAAGGATATGGCAGCCGGATGGGTAGCGGCCCGCATGCCGGCTGAGCAGCGCCGCCTGCTGACCGCTGCTGCAGAGGCGTATGCAAACGGCTGCGACTGTGACTGGCGCCACTGCCGTCAGGAACTTTCGCGCACAACAAACATGTTGTACAATAACATTATAAAAAGCATACATCACAAACAAAACACAGCAGTTGTGCAGGATAACCATGTCAATGCATAA